One Ranitomeya variabilis isolate aRanVar5 chromosome 5, aRanVar5.hap1, whole genome shotgun sequence DNA window includes the following coding sequences:
- the LOC143774624 gene encoding olfactory receptor 11L1-like, with the protein MQFSNSNTVTEIVLLGFQNLQGFRFSFFLLLLIIYSVTICGNLLIILVVSFSQSLHSPMYFFLTQLSFSDILLSTTIVPIMLHIVLYEGSSVSFMGCLMQFYFFSTSETLESLLLTMMSYDRYQAICHPLHYTSVMTLTFCVKVVLSCWVMMIAVILALSVTMSYLWFCGPNFIDHFFCDLDPILELSCSDTFFMKIEDMILVIPFGLCPFTVIIISYAYIIITILKIPSVTGRQKTFSTCSSHLAVVSLYYGSLLSIYLFPNTENIKKIFSMFYTVITPLLNPIIYSLSNRDIKQAFKKLMSKMLSGL; encoded by the coding sequence ATGCAGTTCAGCAATTCCAACACAGTGACTGAAATTGTGCTCTTAGGATTCCAGAATTTACAAGGTTTTaggttttctttctttcttctcctGTTGATCATCTACTCTGTGACTATATGTGGAAACCTCCTGATCATTCTGGTGGTGTCCTTCAGCCAATCGCTCCACTCTCCCATGTACTTCTTCCTCACACAACTCTCCTTCTCCGATATTCTTCTCTCCACCACCATCGTACCCATCATGCTCCACATTGTGCTGTATGAGGGAAGTTCTGTGTCCTTTATGGGATGTTTAATGCAATTTTATTTCTTTTCAACCTCAGAAACATTGGAAAGTCTTCTCCTGACCATGATGTCCTATGACCGGTATCAGGCCATCTGTCACCCTCTACATTACACCTCAGTGATGACTCTCACATTTTGTGTAAAAGTCGTTCTCTCGTGTTGGGTGATGATGATTGCTGTTATATTGGCTCTTTCCGTAACCATGAGTTATCTGTGGTTCTGTGGACCAAACTTCATTGACCATTTCTTCTGCGATTTAGATCCAATACTTGAACTTTCCTGCTCAGACACCTTCTTCATGAAAATAGAAGACATGATATTGGTTATACCATTTGGACTTTGCCCCTTTACTGTCATTATAATTTCTTATGCCTATATTATCATCACCATACTGAAGATCCCCTCTGTGACTGGACGTCAGAAGACCTTCTCCACCTGCAGCTCTCACCTGGCCGTGGTTTCCTTATATTACGGGTCACTTCTCAGTATCTATTTATTtccaaatacagaaaatataaagaAAATCTTCTCCATGTTCTACACGGTTATAACCCCGCTCCTCAATCCTATCATTTACAGTCTGAGTAATAGAGATATTAAGCAGGCATTTAAAAAGCTCATGAGCAAAATGTTGTCTGGTTTGTGA